CCTGCCGCCGTCCACCGCGGTCGGCTACCTGAACAGCACCGGCCGTCCCGCCGCCGGCGTGGAAATCGGCGGCACCTACATGAGCGGCCCCATGACCGAGGAATTCCAGGCGCGCGTGGTGCGCGGGCTGCGCAACCAGATGAAGGCGCTGGGCATCCTCGAAGGCGAGCCCGAACTGCAGGGCAAGCAGCACCTGTTCACGCGCCGCGAACGCAAGGAAGCCAATCCGACGCGCGGCGGCTACGTCATTTCCCTGGCCAACCGGGTCGAGGACCTGGGCCGCCGGGTGAAGAAAGGCGAAAAGCTGGGCGTGGTGGTGGACCCCTACACGCTGGAGGAATCCGAGAGCCTGAACGCGCCCTGCGACGGCATCCTGTTCTTCAGCCGCATGTCCGGCCCCGCCGAAGCCGGTGCGAAGGGCTATGCGATCGCCGACAGCGCCGGCGTGCAGGAACTCTGATGGCGGGCGCCACGCTCTATCCCGCCGCGCGCCTGCACGGCTTCTGCGTCGCCGCGCTGCAAGCCCTGCACGTCCCGGCGCCGGATGCGGTGCTGGTCGCCGATTGCCTGGTGGCGGCCAACCTGCATGGCGTCGATACGCACGGCATGGCGCGCCTGCCCACCTATCTGCGCCGGCTGGCGCAAGGGGCCATCAACGCACGGGCCCGGCCGCGCGTGGTGCGCGAGTTCGCCGCCACCGCCGTGGTCGACGGCGACAACGCCCTGGGTCCGGTGGCCGGCCATATGGCCATGAACGAAGCGATCGAGCGCGCACGCCGCCACGGCATCGGCTATGTGGCGGTGCGGGCCAGCAATCATTTTTCCTACGCCGCGTGGTACTGCGAACAGGCAGCGGCGCAGGGCATGATGGGCTTGTGTTCGTCCGGCGGCGAGCCCACGGTGGCGCCCTGGGGCGGCAAGCGGGCGTTCTTCACCAACAGCCCCCTGGCGTTCGCCGCGCCGACCGGCGGCGAACCCGTGGTGGTGGACCTGGCCACCAGCGTCAGCTCGCGCGGCAACATCCTGCTGGCCGACCTGCTGGGCCAGCCCATACCGTCCGACTGGGCGCTGGACGCGGAAGGCCGGCCCACGACCGAGGCCGCCGCCGCGCTGAAAGGCTCGGTGCTGCCCATGGGAGGCGCCAAGGGGTATGCCCTGATCGTCGCATTGGAAGTGCTGAACAGCGTACTGGCCGGTGGCGCCATGGCGCCCGAGGTGGGATCGCAGGCGGCGCAGGACGGCCAGCCGGCGGGCGTTCCGCATTGCTTCATGGCCATCCATCCCGACGCGCTCATGGATCGCGACGAATACATCGCGCGCATCGATGTGCTGTGCGCACGCACGCGCGCCGCGCCGCTGGCCGACCCCGCTCAACCCATCCGGCTGCCCGGCGACCGCCGCCGCCAGATCGCCGCGGAACGCGCGGCCACGGGCATACCCCTGCCCGCCAAGCTGGTCGACGAACTGCGCGGGGCGGCCGAACGCCATGCCCCGTCGGCCGCGTGCCCGGACATCTGTCCATTCGAGGATCGCCATGACTGAACTGACCGCCTACACGCGCCCCGACGGGCGCCGCGGCATACGCAACCTGCTGGCCGTGGTCGCCGCCACCGATGCCGCCAATCCCGTCGCGCGCCGGCTGGCCGCGGCCCTGCCCGACTGCGTGGCCATCACCCCGCTCTACGGCCGCGGGCAATTGGGCGAGGATCTCGCCCTTTCCATACGCACCATGGTCGGATTGGGCAGCCACCCAAATGTGTACGCGACCCTGGTGGTCAGCCTGGAACGGGTCGCCGGAACCCGCGTCTACGAAGGCATCCGCGCCGCCGGCACGCCCTGCGAGGTCATGGGCATCCAGGAAGAAGGCGGCACGCCCGCGCTGTTCAAGCGCGGCCTGGCCTTGCTGGAGCAGTGGCGCGTGCAGGCCCAAGCCCAGCGCCGCGAGCCGGCACGCATCGCCGACTTCGTCATCGGGCTGGAATGCGGCGGGTCGGATACCACCTCCGGGCTGGTGGCCAATCCGGCCATCGGCCTGGTCACGGACCGCTTAGTCGACGAGGGCGCGACGGCGATTTTCTCGGAACCGGTCGAATGCCTGGGCGGCGAAGCGGCGCTGGGCGCGCGCGCCGCCGACGCCGGCGTGCGCGAACGCATCGACGTCACCATCCGCAAATACGAGGACATCGCGCGCCGCGCCGGCGTGGACCTGAACAAGACGAACCCGGCGCCGGACAACATCCGCGGGGGGCTGACCACCATCGAGGAAAAATCGCTGGGCTCGATCTGCAAGACCGGCAGCCGTACCATCGCCGGCGTGCTCGGCTACGGCCAGGCCGCGTCCGCCCCCGGCCTGTACCTGATGGACGCGCCGGCGCCCGCGACCGAGAACATCACCGCCCTGGCGGCGGGCGGCTGCCACCTGATCCTGTTCGCCACCGGCGTGGGCAATTCCATCGGCAACCCGGTATCCCCCACGGTCAAGATCTGCGGCAACGACCGCACCTGCCGCACTTTCGCCGACCACATCGACGTGGACCTCAGCGCCGTGCTGCTGCACGGGCGTTCGCTGGAAGAAGCGGGAACGCAGGTCTGGGACGCGATGGCCGCCATCATCAACGGCCAGCCGACCTGCTGCGAAGTCCTGGGCGAAACGGAAACCGCCATCAGCCGCATAGGAGAATCCGTATGAGCGCGGACGCGAAAATCTGGGTCGTCCATCGTGACGACAACGTCGGCACCGTGGTGGGCGCGGACGTGCTGGCGGCGGCGTCGGTTCAACTGGCCGGCTGCGTGCAAGGCATGGTCGACGTCGCCGAACCGGTGCCCTACGGCCACAAGATCGCGCTGCGGGCCTTGGACGCGGGGCAGGAAATCGTCAAGTACGGCGTTGTCGTGGGCCGCCTGTCCGAGGCGGTCGCGGCCGGCCACCACGTGCACGTCCACAACCTGGAATCGCAGCGCGGCCGCGGCGACCTGACGACGACCCGCTGAGCGGCTCGGCCTCCGCCGACCTCCCGACCTCATCCGGCGCGTGACGGTCAGGACACCGTGCTTCCACCGATTGTGGGCACGGTGCCGACGGGCCACACTGCGGCGATGAACATCCGGCAGCTCGTTTCATTCGCACGCGTGGCGCAACTCGGCAGCTTCGCCGCCGCGGCCAAGGCCCTGCACGCGACGCAATCCACGATCTCCACGCGCATACGCGAACTGGAAACCACCTGGGGCGTCGAACTCTTCGAGCGCTCCCATCACGGCCTGCAGCTCACCGCCAAGGGGGAGGAAATCCTGCCCTGGGCCAGGCAGATCATCGCGCTGTCCGAACGCATCAGCTTTCACCTGGGCGAGCCGGAAGCCATCACCGGCCTGCTGCGCATGGGCGTGGCCGGCCGCATCGCCCACACGTGGCTGCCACGGCTGATCGCGGCGATCCGGGCGCGCTACCCCCGCGTCCGCTTCGAAATCCGCCTGGGGCTGACCGCGCCCTTGCTGCAGATGGTGCGCTCGGGCGAACTGGATATCGCGTTCGCCGGTGCGCCCATCACCGACCCCACGCTGGAAGCCGTTTCGCTGGGGCATGACGAATTCGTGTGGATGGCGTCGCCGGAACTGGAGCTGCCGGCGGAACCGACGCTGACGCCGGCGGACCTGGCGCAATATCCCATCGTCGGGCTGTCGCAGGCCTCGCCCCACTACCCTGCGATCGCGCAATGGTTCGGCGCGGCGGGGGTGGAATACAGTCCATTGATTTCCTGCAGCGACATGGGGGTGGCCGCCAAGCTCATCGCGGCCGGGCTGGGCGTGGGGCTGCTGCATCGGGCCTCGCACCGCAATGAAGTGCTGGCCGGGCTGCTGACGGTGCTGGATACCGCACCGGCCTTTCCCCGCCTCGAATTCGTCGCCGTGCACCAGCGGGGCAACACCAGCCCGCTGGTGACGGCGGTCGCGCTGCTCGCGGCGGAGCTGAGCGACTTTCCGCGCGAGACGACGCCGCTGGCGTGAGCGGTCATCCGCCGGTGCCCCCGGATGCCGGCGGCCCTGGCGGGCATCAGCCGGCATCGGTGCGCGCAGCGGCCCTTGGCCGGCGTCAGCGGGCGGCGGTGCGAATCCCCGCCTTCTGGATCACTTGCGCCCACTTGGCGCGCTCGCCCG
This genomic interval from Bordetella genomosp. 8 contains the following:
- a CDS encoding UxaA family hydrolase, with amino-acid sequence MSADAKIWVVHRDDNVGTVVGADVLAAASVQLAGCVQGMVDVAEPVPYGHKIALRALDAGQEIVKYGVVVGRLSEAVAAGHHVHVHNLESQRGRGDLTTTR
- a CDS encoding Ldh family oxidoreductase; the protein is MAGATLYPAARLHGFCVAALQALHVPAPDAVLVADCLVAANLHGVDTHGMARLPTYLRRLAQGAINARARPRVVREFAATAVVDGDNALGPVAGHMAMNEAIERARRHGIGYVAVRASNHFSYAAWYCEQAAAQGMMGLCSSGGEPTVAPWGGKRAFFTNSPLAFAAPTGGEPVVVDLATSVSSRGNILLADLLGQPIPSDWALDAEGRPTTEAAAALKGSVLPMGGAKGYALIVALEVLNSVLAGGAMAPEVGSQAAQDGQPAGVPHCFMAIHPDALMDRDEYIARIDVLCARTRAAPLADPAQPIRLPGDRRRQIAAERAATGIPLPAKLVDELRGAAERHAPSAACPDICPFEDRHD
- a CDS encoding UxaA family hydrolase, with the protein product MTELTAYTRPDGRRGIRNLLAVVAATDAANPVARRLAAALPDCVAITPLYGRGQLGEDLALSIRTMVGLGSHPNVYATLVVSLERVAGTRVYEGIRAAGTPCEVMGIQEEGGTPALFKRGLALLEQWRVQAQAQRREPARIADFVIGLECGGSDTTSGLVANPAIGLVTDRLVDEGATAIFSEPVECLGGEAALGARAADAGVRERIDVTIRKYEDIARRAGVDLNKTNPAPDNIRGGLTTIEEKSLGSICKTGSRTIAGVLGYGQAASAPGLYLMDAPAPATENITALAAGGCHLILFATGVGNSIGNPVSPTVKICGNDRTCRTFADHIDVDLSAVLLHGRSLEEAGTQVWDAMAAIINGQPTCCEVLGETETAISRIGESV
- a CDS encoding LysR family transcriptional regulator codes for the protein MLPPIVGTVPTGHTAAMNIRQLVSFARVAQLGSFAAAAKALHATQSTISTRIRELETTWGVELFERSHHGLQLTAKGEEILPWARQIIALSERISFHLGEPEAITGLLRMGVAGRIAHTWLPRLIAAIRARYPRVRFEIRLGLTAPLLQMVRSGELDIAFAGAPITDPTLEAVSLGHDEFVWMASPELELPAEPTLTPADLAQYPIVGLSQASPHYPAIAQWFGAAGVEYSPLISCSDMGVAAKLIAAGLGVGLLHRASHRNEVLAGLLTVLDTAPAFPRLEFVAVHQRGNTSPLVTAVALLAAELSDFPRETTPLA